The nucleotide sequence GTTAAGAAAACTTGTCCAGATGGAGTATTTATATTTGTAATTCCACCATCAATGGATGAACTAAGAAAACGAATAAGCAACAGAGGAACTGAAACTCCGCAGTCTTTGATGCTGAGGTTTAGATCGGCATATGAGGAAATAAAGTATATATCTAGATACAATTATGTTGTTGTAAATGATACTGTTGATATGGCAGTTAAGAGAATACAGAGTATTATAATAGCTGAACAGTGTCGTGCAGATAGAAGAAAAGGCAAAATACTGGATTTAGAGGAGGAAATTATTGATGAATGATGATATGATTAATCCATCTGTAGTGGATTTGTTAAAATTGGTTGACAATAGGTATACATTGATTACAATGACTGCTAAAAGAGCAAGACAACTTATACAGGGATCTGAACCTCTCGTAAGTGTTGATTCTACTAAACCTGTTACTATAGCAATTAATGAAATCTATAAAGGTGCAATTACTTATAAGACAGTCAAGGAGGGTATAAAGTAATTATGTCATCTAAAGGAAATATTGTAATAGGAGTAACTGGTGGTATTGCTGCGTATAAAGCATTGGATATAATAAGTAGATTAAAAAAAGAAAGTTT is from Clostridium fermenticellae and encodes:
- the rpoZ gene encoding DNA-directed RNA polymerase subunit omega gives rise to the protein MNDDMINPSVVDLLKLVDNRYTLITMTAKRARQLIQGSEPLVSVDSTKPVTIAINEIYKGAITYKTVKEGIK